A section of the Quatrionicoccus australiensis genome encodes:
- a CDS encoding tyrosine-type recombinase/integrase yields MSERKLSLSDAVARDLPVPEKGSPIYWDTKTAYFGLRVNPGGTKQWVVQRKLGRRAIKVTLGVFFKPGDVRVRRMTYTEARKAAAEVAAAIQAGRDPNLEHRQQLRKVEQERADETHTVTRCMEMYIEKCRNGAEPCKPNTITGYEKAKARLEAGTLGSIPLVELTGQHLLDYYATACRKTKGTKTAKRGGRTQTSGDLRALRAAYASAVKKLQLKDLENPFLLLNSEVPGWFKTKPRQVIVATATGQLAKWWAAVEAIRARVDDAGLSDHDKKRRLQSAAIADFLLLAVLWGMRRVELLQLRWSYINEEWGYVRVPGLASEWGQGTKNHKDNVKPLTRWVRELLDRRRRDNELYAPGSGWLFPSLRTNKAGKQWHIAEPKGVIAKVREASKVDFAPQDLRRTFGSLFVELEAGSDTVRVALSHSADDTASAHYIISRLEPYRAICQKYEDKVLLEAGVLTLPAKDVTLTPDDYMDFLAWQASKQRQQV; encoded by the coding sequence ATGTCTGAACGCAAGCTTTCACTGTCGGATGCGGTGGCCAGGGATTTGCCAGTGCCAGAAAAAGGTTCGCCGATTTATTGGGACACCAAAACGGCCTACTTTGGCCTGCGCGTGAACCCCGGTGGCACGAAACAATGGGTGGTGCAGCGCAAACTGGGCCGGCGCGCTATCAAGGTTACGCTGGGCGTGTTCTTTAAGCCGGGGGATGTCCGGGTACGCCGGATGACCTACACGGAAGCGCGCAAGGCGGCGGCGGAAGTAGCCGCGGCAATTCAAGCGGGCCGGGACCCAAATTTAGAACATCGCCAGCAACTCCGCAAAGTGGAACAGGAGCGGGCAGATGAAACGCACACCGTGACCCGGTGCATGGAAATGTACATAGAGAAGTGCCGCAACGGGGCTGAACCGTGCAAGCCAAACACGATAACCGGCTACGAGAAAGCCAAGGCGCGCCTGGAAGCTGGCACGCTGGGCAGCATTCCCCTGGTTGAACTCACCGGCCAGCACTTGCTGGACTACTACGCTACCGCTTGCCGCAAAACGAAGGGCACGAAAACCGCAAAAAGGGGCGGTCGCACACAAACAAGCGGGGATTTGCGTGCTTTACGGGCTGCGTACGCAAGTGCGGTGAAGAAATTGCAGCTAAAAGACCTTGAAAACCCCTTTTTGTTGCTGAATAGCGAAGTTCCCGGCTGGTTTAAGACGAAGCCACGGCAAGTAATTGTGGCTACGGCTACCGGGCAGCTGGCGAAGTGGTGGGCCGCGGTAGAAGCCATCCGCGCCCGGGTCGATGATGCCGGACTATCGGACCATGACAAGAAGCGGCGGCTGCAAAGTGCGGCTATTGCTGATTTCCTATTGCTCGCGGTGTTGTGGGGTATGCGGCGCGTAGAACTGCTGCAATTGCGGTGGTCTTACATAAACGAAGAATGGGGCTATGTCCGGGTGCCGGGGCTCGCGTCGGAATGGGGGCAAGGCACCAAAAACCACAAGGACAACGTGAAGCCGTTGACGCGCTGGGTACGTGAGTTGCTGGACCGTCGCCGCCGGGACAATGAACTGTATGCGCCCGGTTCAGGCTGGCTTTTTCCATCGCTACGGACAAACAAGGCGGGCAAGCAGTGGCACATTGCGGAACCCAAAGGGGTTATCGCTAAGGTACGGGAAGCGTCAAAGGTGGATTTCGCGCCGCAAGACCTCCGCAGAACATTTGGTTCGCTCTTTGTGGAACTCGAAGCCGGCTCGGACACCGTGCGCGTAGCACTCAGTCACTCAGCTGATGACACGGCCAGCGCGCACTACATTATTTCGCGCCTGGAACCGTACCGCGCTATCTGCCAAAAGTACGAAGACAAAGTGCTGCTGGAAGCCGGGGTGTTAACCCTGCCCGCCAAAGATGTGACGCTTACGCCTGATGACTACATGGACTTCCTCGCCTGGCAAGCGTCTAAGCAGCGGCAGCAGGTCTGA